A region of uncultured Draconibacterium sp. DNA encodes the following proteins:
- the lpdA gene encoding dihydrolipoyl dehydrogenase, which yields MKYDLAIIGAGPGGYVAAERAGAKGLKVVLFEKKELGGVCLNEGCIPTKTLLYGAKIYDSAKTGSKYGVEANDLSFSFKKMMARKNKVVKKLVGGVGMKMKQFKVDVVNEAAMIQKRSADGIEIEAGGKAYNAANLMICTGSEAFVPPIPGVQDNNDVLTNREILQLKEQPKSLVIIGGGVIGMEFASIFNSLGTKVTIIEMLDEILTGMDKGQSAMLRQLYAKKGIEFNLSSKVTKVDGTKVSFEKDGKVTEIEGDKILMSVGRKPVTTGFGLENLGVELFKGGIKVDEKMRTNIPNVYAAGDVTGFSLLAHTASREGEVVVNNLSGRPDKMRYNAIPAVVYTNPEISGVGLTEESAKAKGIDYKIAELPMAYAGRFVAENEGGSGSCKVLVGAKYGEVLGVHMIGNPSSEMIYGACMAIEAEMTLKEMEEVVFPHPTVSEIFKETVFSFGH from the coding sequence ATGAAGTACGATTTAGCAATAATAGGTGCCGGACCGGGCGGGTATGTTGCCGCCGAAAGAGCCGGGGCAAAAGGACTGAAAGTGGTTCTTTTTGAAAAGAAAGAACTGGGCGGTGTTTGTTTGAACGAAGGTTGTATTCCTACAAAAACCTTGCTTTACGGGGCTAAAATATACGACAGCGCAAAAACCGGAAGTAAATACGGTGTTGAAGCGAATGATCTGTCGTTTAGCTTCAAAAAAATGATGGCCCGCAAAAATAAAGTGGTGAAAAAACTGGTTGGCGGCGTTGGCATGAAAATGAAGCAGTTTAAAGTGGATGTGGTCAACGAGGCAGCGATGATACAAAAGAGAAGTGCCGATGGTATTGAGATTGAAGCTGGTGGTAAAGCATATAATGCAGCCAACCTAATGATCTGTACCGGCTCAGAAGCTTTTGTGCCTCCAATTCCCGGAGTACAGGACAATAATGATGTACTGACCAATCGCGAGATTTTGCAATTGAAAGAGCAGCCAAAATCATTGGTGATCATCGGCGGAGGTGTTATTGGTATGGAGTTCGCCAGTATATTTAACAGTCTGGGTACAAAAGTTACCATCATTGAAATGCTGGATGAGATTCTGACCGGAATGGACAAAGGACAAAGTGCCATGTTGCGACAGCTATACGCCAAAAAAGGTATTGAGTTTAATTTGTCGTCAAAAGTTACCAAGGTTGACGGAACTAAAGTAAGCTTCGAAAAAGACGGAAAAGTAACCGAGATTGAAGGTGATAAAATATTAATGAGTGTTGGCCGCAAACCGGTAACCACAGGTTTTGGCCTGGAGAATCTGGGTGTTGAATTATTCAAAGGCGGAATTAAGGTGGACGAAAAAATGCGCACCAATATTCCAAACGTTTATGCAGCCGGCGATGTAACAGGTTTCTCATTATTGGCACACACTGCCAGCCGCGAAGGTGAAGTGGTGGTTAATAACCTTTCCGGTCGCCCGGATAAAATGCGTTACAATGCCATTCCTGCGGTGGTTTACACCAATCCTGAAATATCGGGTGTTGGCTTAACCGAAGAATCTGCAAAAGCAAAAGGGATCGATTATAAAATTGCCGAACTGCCCATGGCTTATGCCGGAAGGTTTGTTGCTGAGAATGAAGGTGGCAGCGGATCGTGCAAAGTTTTGGTCGGTGCAAAATATGGCGAAGTGCTGGGTGTTCATATGATTGGAAATCCATCGAGCGAAATGATCTACGGTGCCTGTATGGCCATTGAAGCTGAAATGACACTGAAAGAAATGGAAGAAGTGGTATTTCCACATCCAACCGTTTCGGAGATTTTTAAGGAAACCGTTTTTAGTTTCGGACATTGA
- a CDS encoding PHP domain-containing protein: MNFLKEYPDIETLMRIGGDVSIPHVNGHIHTPYSFSSFDNIAQIFDLAKDEEVDVLGINDFFVSDGYNEFYNYAVKNGVFPLFNVEFIGLIPELQRRNITINDPNNPGRIYFSGKGLNYPYRVSTESKKFLEDLITESQKQVAKMIEKVNYLLQSIYPEMSLTYEDVKAKYAKELVRERHIAKAIRILVEENYPKKSGKKMFYTELFDVEPKSNLDDIPAIENEIRGKLLKAGGSAFVPESPASFPPVEKISEYILDAGGIPCYPVLLDDRKGNLITVFERDWEFMDEQLQAMKVHMIELIPSRNSVQKLREFIKYFCKKGYVISLGSEHNTPGVFPIEVKVDGEDILPEDLKKVSYDGACVIAAHQYLKTHGEEGFVTANGDRTERSVTDLITLGNAVIKEMIA; this comes from the coding sequence ATGAATTTTCTAAAAGAATACCCGGATATTGAAACATTAATGCGAATTGGAGGCGATGTTAGCATTCCTCATGTTAATGGTCACATCCATACACCTTACTCATTCAGCTCTTTCGATAATATTGCGCAGATCTTTGATTTGGCAAAAGACGAAGAGGTGGATGTGCTGGGGATTAACGACTTTTTTGTTTCCGACGGCTATAACGAATTTTATAACTACGCGGTTAAAAATGGCGTATTTCCATTGTTTAATGTTGAGTTTATAGGGCTGATTCCGGAACTGCAACGTCGTAATATTACCATAAACGATCCGAATAATCCGGGGCGCATTTATTTTAGTGGTAAAGGGTTGAATTATCCCTACCGGGTTTCGACAGAAAGCAAAAAGTTTTTGGAAGATCTGATTACTGAAAGCCAGAAACAAGTGGCGAAGATGATTGAAAAGGTGAACTATCTTTTGCAATCGATCTACCCGGAAATGAGCCTTACTTATGAAGATGTAAAAGCGAAATATGCCAAAGAGCTGGTTCGTGAAAGACATATTGCCAAAGCCATTCGTATTTTGGTGGAAGAGAATTATCCGAAAAAGTCGGGCAAAAAAATGTTCTACACCGAACTTTTTGATGTGGAGCCAAAATCAAATCTCGACGATATTCCAGCAATTGAAAACGAAATCCGTGGCAAACTGTTAAAAGCCGGTGGTTCTGCGTTTGTTCCTGAATCGCCTGCATCATTCCCGCCGGTGGAAAAAATAAGCGAGTATATTTTAGATGCCGGTGGTATTCCGTGTTATCCTGTTTTGCTCGACGATAGAAAAGGAAATCTGATCACTGTTTTCGAAAGGGATTGGGAATTTATGGATGAGCAATTACAGGCTATGAAGGTGCATATGATCGAATTGATCCCGTCACGGAATTCAGTTCAGAAATTGCGCGAGTTCATTAAATATTTTTGCAAAAAGGGTTATGTAATTTCACTGGGATCAGAGCACAATACGCCGGGAGTTTTCCCAATCGAGGTAAAAGTTGACGGGGAAGATATTTTGCCCGAAGATTTGAAAAAAGTATCGTACGACGGCGCATGTGTGATTGCCGCTCATCAATACTTAAAAACCCATGGCGAAGAAGGATTTGTTACGGCAAACGGCGATCGTACTGAGCGTTCCGTTACCGATTTAATCACCCTGGGTAATGCGGTTATAAAAGAAATGATCGCATAA
- a CDS encoding zinc-binding dehydrogenase, producing the protein MKTKAVRLYGKKDLRVEEFELPQISDDEILAKVVTDSLCMSSYKAANQASDHKRIPDDIAENPIMIGHEFAGEIVEVGANWQSKFRAGQKFSIQPAIYYEDGPVGVLSAPGYSYKHIGGDATYVIIPKDVLVQDCLLAYEGPGYYPASLAEPLSCVIGAMHANYHTTAGSYVHKMEIVDGGKMAILAGVGPMGLAAINYVLRREDRKPSLMVVTDIDQTRLDRAAELYTVEFAKERGIELKYINTAEMADPVAGLKELTGGSGYDDVFVFAPVAPVVEQGDAILGFDGCLNFFAGPSNTEFTAKMNFYNVHYAYTHIVGTSGGNTDDMKEALEIMTAGLDPAGLVTHIGGLNAVPEATLNLPNIPGGKKLIYTHFDFPLTAIAEFEEKGKENPVYAELDKLCKKYMGLWNVEAEAYLLENGDKL; encoded by the coding sequence ATGAAAACAAAAGCAGTTCGATTATACGGTAAAAAAGACCTTCGGGTAGAGGAGTTTGAATTACCACAAATTAGTGATGATGAAATTTTGGCCAAAGTGGTAACCGACAGCCTGTGCATGTCAAGTTACAAAGCAGCCAACCAGGCAAGTGATCACAAACGTATTCCGGATGATATTGCTGAGAATCCGATTATGATCGGTCATGAGTTTGCCGGTGAGATTGTTGAAGTAGGAGCCAACTGGCAAAGTAAATTTAGGGCAGGACAGAAATTTTCTATTCAGCCGGCAATCTATTATGAAGATGGTCCGGTGGGCGTGTTGAGTGCTCCGGGTTATTCCTACAAACATATTGGTGGTGATGCTACTTATGTGATCATCCCAAAAGATGTGTTGGTGCAGGATTGTTTGCTGGCCTATGAAGGACCGGGTTATTACCCTGCATCGCTTGCCGAGCCGTTAAGCTGTGTTATTGGTGCTATGCATGCCAATTACCACACCACTGCCGGTAGCTACGTGCACAAAATGGAAATTGTTGACGGTGGAAAAATGGCGATTCTCGCCGGTGTTGGTCCGATGGGACTGGCAGCTATCAATTATGTTTTGCGCCGCGAAGACAGAAAACCTTCGTTAATGGTGGTGACTGATATCGATCAGACAAGATTGGACCGTGCTGCTGAACTTTACACCGTTGAGTTTGCAAAAGAGCGTGGCATTGAATTGAAATACATCAATACCGCAGAAATGGCTGATCCTGTGGCCGGGTTAAAAGAACTGACAGGAGGTAGCGGTTACGACGATGTATTTGTTTTTGCTCCGGTTGCTCCGGTTGTTGAGCAGGGCGATGCAATCCTTGGTTTCGACGGTTGTCTGAACTTTTTTGCAGGACCATCGAACACGGAGTTCACGGCAAAAATGAATTTCTACAACGTACATTACGCTTACACACATATTGTTGGAACGTCTGGTGGTAACACCGATGATATGAAAGAAGCGTTGGAAATTATGACCGCAGGACTTGATCCGGCAGGTTTGGTAACCCACATTGGTGGTTTAAATGCAGTGCCCGAAGCCACTTTGAATCTGCCAAATATTCCGGGAGGTAAAAAATTGATTTATACCCATTTTGATTTCCCACTTACAGCAATTGCTGAATTCGAGGAAAAGGGAAAAGAAAATCCGGTGTATGCAGAACTAGACAAACTTTGCAAAAAGTATATGGGATTGTGGAATGTGGAAGCCGAAGCCTATTTATTGGAAAATGGCGATAAATTATAG
- a CDS encoding SDR family NAD(P)-dependent oxidoreductase, translated as MEGLENLIKISQFYGKNPEMVIAGGGNTSYKNDENIWVKASGHALATITEDGFAKLDRKKLELISGKTYSADPFERERQIKDDLMEATITKDRRPSVETSMHDAIDYSYVVHLHPTKVNGLMCGNEVEKYLDELFGDQVVYIPYIDPGYVLFKEVEKQLSKFKAEKGKAAQIIFLQNHGIFVAADSIDEIEAIYNDVFAKLNGALKEELPLETLPIRDDIAEFIPAIRMMVSEEEIKTLKLRNNAIIARFAKDAEAFEKVANPFTPDLIVYCKSKYVFIENTEAVEDLLKEAKEKIAAFISANGFAPKVILLKGIGLLAVGDHAAQCNTILDVYEDAMKISAYSESFGGQHFMTAEQIAFIDTWEVENYRRKIAAGTSVGRVQNKTIIVTGAAMGFGEGIARHLTEEGANIVVADINEEVGQKTAAELAAMKGNNRAIFVKTNVADMDSLANLMKETVATFGGLDVFVSNAGVLRAGGLDEMTPENFEFVTKINYNAYFYCTKVASKILKLQNAYKPDYYSDIIQINSKSGLKGSKKNFAYAGGKFGGIGLTQSFALELAPEKIKVNSVCPGNFYEGPLWSDPENGLFIQYLNAGKVPGAKTIDDVKQFYLDQVPLGKGCSPKDVVKGILYLIDQENETGQALPISGGQSMLH; from the coding sequence ATGGAAGGATTAGAAAATCTTATTAAGATATCGCAGTTCTATGGCAAAAATCCGGAGATGGTTATTGCCGGAGGTGGAAACACTTCTTATAAAAACGACGAAAATATTTGGGTGAAAGCCAGTGGTCATGCACTTGCTACGATCACCGAAGATGGTTTTGCAAAACTCGATCGAAAAAAACTGGAACTGATCTCGGGAAAAACATACAGCGCCGATCCGTTTGAGCGCGAACGCCAGATTAAAGACGATTTGATGGAAGCTACCATCACAAAAGATCGCCGTCCTTCGGTTGAAACATCAATGCACGATGCCATCGATTATTCTTACGTAGTGCATCTGCATCCAACAAAGGTAAACGGACTGATGTGTGGCAACGAGGTGGAAAAATACCTCGATGAATTGTTTGGCGATCAGGTGGTTTATATTCCATACATCGATCCGGGGTACGTGCTGTTTAAGGAGGTTGAAAAGCAACTGTCCAAATTCAAAGCTGAAAAAGGCAAGGCGGCGCAAATCATCTTTTTGCAAAACCATGGAATATTTGTGGCTGCTGATTCGATTGATGAGATTGAAGCGATATACAACGATGTATTTGCAAAATTGAACGGTGCATTGAAAGAGGAACTGCCGTTAGAAACACTTCCAATTCGCGATGATATTGCTGAATTTATTCCGGCTATCAGAATGATGGTTTCCGAAGAGGAAATTAAAACGCTGAAACTTCGGAACAATGCCATAATTGCACGATTCGCAAAAGATGCAGAGGCCTTTGAAAAAGTAGCGAACCCATTTACGCCGGATCTGATTGTTTATTGCAAATCGAAATATGTATTTATTGAAAATACCGAAGCCGTTGAAGACCTGTTGAAAGAGGCCAAAGAAAAGATTGCGGCTTTTATTTCGGCAAACGGCTTTGCACCAAAAGTAATTTTACTGAAAGGAATCGGTTTACTGGCAGTTGGCGATCATGCTGCGCAATGCAACACTATTTTGGATGTGTACGAAGATGCAATGAAAATAAGTGCTTATTCTGAGTCATTCGGAGGTCAGCATTTTATGACAGCTGAGCAAATTGCCTTTATCGATACCTGGGAGGTGGAGAATTACCGCCGCAAAATTGCTGCCGGAACATCTGTTGGCCGCGTTCAGAATAAAACCATTATTGTAACCGGTGCTGCCATGGGATTTGGCGAAGGTATTGCCCGCCATTTAACCGAAGAAGGTGCCAACATTGTTGTGGCCGATATTAACGAAGAAGTTGGACAAAAAACGGCTGCAGAACTAGCCGCCATGAAAGGGAACAACCGGGCGATTTTTGTAAAAACCAATGTGGCCGATATGGATAGCCTGGCCAATTTGATGAAAGAAACCGTTGCTACTTTTGGTGGGCTCGATGTGTTTGTGAGCAATGCCGGCGTTTTGCGTGCCGGTGGTCTGGATGAAATGACACCGGAGAATTTTGAGTTTGTTACCAAAATAAACTACAACGCCTATTTCTATTGCACAAAAGTAGCCTCCAAAATATTGAAACTTCAAAATGCTTATAAGCCGGATTACTATTCTGATATTATTCAGATCAATTCAAAATCGGGTTTGAAAGGAAGTAAGAAGAATTTTGCATATGCCGGTGGTAAATTCGGTGGAATAGGGCTTACTCAGTCGTTTGCACTGGAACTGGCCCCCGAAAAAATTAAAGTCAATTCGGTTTGTCCGGGTAATTTTTACGAAGGTCCACTGTGGAGCGATCCTGAAAATGGTTTGTTCATTCAGTACCTCAATGCAGGGAAAGTGCCGGGAGCCAAAACAATTGACGATGTAAAGCAATTTTATTTAGACCAGGTGCCACTTGGAAAAGGATGTTCGCCAAAAGACGTGGTGAAAGGCATTTTATACCTGATCGATCAGGAGAATGAAACAGGACAGGCGCTGCCGATTTCTGGTGGCCAGTCGATGTTACACTAG
- a CDS encoding thiamine pyrophosphate-dependent enzyme, which translates to MPKSQFIDPVEVRKPGSIQFKEIPVNQYDKSIDEEKANFSNEEFVNIFHDMALIREFETMLNLIKTKGEYEGIEYNHPGPAHLSIGQESAAVGMAYHLGVEDFIFGSHRSHGEILAKGMSAIHKMSDDELMDVMTNFFDGTILNIVKEGHEGNVKSLARRFLIYGTLAEIFARETGFNKGLGGSMHAFFTPFGVYPNNAIVGGSGDIAVGAALFKKVNKKDGIVVANIGDASMACGPVWEGLAFASMDQFEQLWEGAYKGGLPIIFNIMNNQYGMGGQTCGETMGYDIAARIGAGVNRDSMHAERVDGYNPLAVIDAYKRKMELLKDKKGPVLLDVLTYRYSGHSPSDASSYRSKEEVEAWEQQDCIASYASELVGAGVAKETELENIKADIVELMKYAMKLAIDEKVSPHMDMEKYPELIGDMMFSNESVDKMEDREVEVNHPIEENPRVKQLAKKERFAFDANGKPFSKIKQYQLRDGIFEAVVDRFYKDPTLVAYGEENRDWGGAFAVYRGLTEALPYNRLFNSPISEASIIGTAIGYAMCGGRVIPEIMYCDFLGRCGDEVFNQMPKWQAMSGNVIKMPVVVRVSVGSKYGAQHSQDWTSLVAHIPGLKVVFPVTPYDAKGLMNTALQGTDPVIFFESQRIYDIGEQFHKGGVPEEYYEISFGEPDVKREGKDITILTIGATLYRALEAADKLKEEYGMEAEVIDSRSLVPFNYEKVLESVKKTGRIIISGDANSRGSFLNDLARNITELAFDDLDAPPVVVGSRNWITPAYELEEYFFPQVDWFLDAIHEKIVPLKGHVVKNNYTNAEQIRRNKLGI; encoded by the coding sequence ATGCCTAAGTCGCAATTTATTGATCCGGTTGAAGTAAGAAAACCGGGTTCCATTCAATTCAAAGAGATACCTGTAAATCAATACGACAAAAGTATTGATGAGGAAAAAGCAAATTTCTCGAACGAAGAATTCGTTAATATCTTCCATGATATGGCATTGATTCGTGAGTTCGAAACGATGTTGAATCTGATTAAAACAAAGGGAGAGTACGAGGGAATCGAGTACAACCATCCCGGACCGGCTCACTTGTCTATCGGGCAGGAATCGGCAGCGGTTGGTATGGCTTATCATCTGGGCGTTGAGGATTTTATTTTTGGTTCACACCGTTCTCACGGCGAAATCTTGGCCAAAGGTATGTCGGCCATTCATAAAATGAGCGACGACGAATTGATGGATGTAATGACAAACTTCTTCGATGGTACAATTCTGAACATTGTAAAAGAAGGTCACGAAGGCAACGTTAAATCATTGGCACGCCGTTTCCTTATTTATGGAACACTTGCCGAGATTTTTGCCCGCGAAACAGGCTTCAATAAAGGTTTAGGTGGATCGATGCACGCTTTCTTTACGCCGTTTGGAGTATATCCGAACAACGCTATTGTTGGTGGTTCGGGCGATATTGCTGTGGGTGCTGCATTATTCAAAAAAGTAAATAAAAAAGATGGTATTGTAGTGGCCAATATTGGTGATGCTTCAATGGCTTGCGGTCCTGTTTGGGAAGGTCTTGCTTTTGCATCGATGGACCAGTTTGAGCAGCTGTGGGAAGGCGCCTACAAAGGTGGTCTGCCAATCATTTTCAATATTATGAATAACCAGTATGGGATGGGTGGACAAACCTGTGGAGAAACCATGGGCTACGATATTGCCGCTCGTATTGGTGCCGGTGTAAACCGCGACAGTATGCACGCCGAACGTGTTGACGGTTACAATCCGCTGGCAGTAATTGATGCGTACAAACGCAAAATGGAACTGCTGAAAGACAAAAAAGGTCCGGTTCTGCTCGACGTTTTAACTTATCGATACAGTGGCCACTCGCCATCTGATGCTTCTTCTTACAGAAGTAAAGAGGAAGTGGAAGCCTGGGAACAGCAGGATTGTATTGCCTCGTATGCAAGCGAGTTGGTTGGAGCCGGTGTTGCAAAAGAAACCGAGCTTGAAAATATAAAAGCTGACATCGTAGAGTTGATGAAATACGCCATGAAACTGGCCATCGACGAAAAAGTGTCACCACATATGGATATGGAAAAATATCCGGAACTGATTGGTGATATGATGTTCTCGAACGAGAGCGTTGATAAAATGGAAGACCGCGAAGTGGAAGTTAATCATCCAATTGAAGAAAATCCACGGGTTAAGCAGCTGGCTAAAAAAGAACGTTTTGCTTTTGATGCCAACGGAAAACCATTCTCGAAAATTAAACAGTACCAGTTACGCGACGGTATTTTCGAAGCTGTAGTTGATCGTTTTTATAAAGATCCGACATTGGTCGCTTACGGTGAAGAAAACCGTGATTGGGGTGGTGCTTTTGCTGTTTATCGTGGATTGACAGAGGCATTACCATATAATCGTTTATTTAACTCGCCAATTTCCGAGGCGTCGATTATTGGTACAGCCATTGGGTATGCCATGTGTGGAGGTCGTGTTATTCCTGAAATTATGTATTGCGACTTCTTGGGTCGTTGTGGTGATGAGGTTTTCAACCAGATGCCGAAGTGGCAGGCCATGTCGGGCAACGTAATTAAAATGCCGGTGGTAGTTCGCGTTTCTGTAGGATCGAAATACGGAGCTCAGCACTCGCAAGACTGGACTTCGCTGGTAGCGCATATTCCCGGATTGAAAGTGGTATTCCCGGTAACTCCATATGATGCAAAAGGTTTAATGAACACTGCCTTGCAGGGAACTGATCCTGTGATCTTCTTCGAAAGCCAGCGTATTTACGACATTGGCGAACAGTTCCACAAAGGTGGTGTGCCGGAAGAATATTACGAAATTTCATTTGGCGAGCCGGATGTAAAACGCGAAGGAAAAGACATTACAATTCTTACAATTGGTGCAACATTGTATCGCGCATTGGAAGCTGCCGATAAACTGAAAGAAGAATACGGAATGGAAGCAGAAGTTATCGATTCCCGTTCACTTGTTCCTTTCAACTACGAAAAAGTACTTGAGTCGGTTAAAAAGACCGGAAGAATCATCATTTCTGGAGATGCCAACTCTCGTGGTTCATTCCTGAATGATTTGGCAAGAAATATTACAGAACTGGCTTTCGACGATCTGGATGCACCTCCTGTAGTTGTTGGTTCGCGTAACTGGATAACTCCGGCCTACGAACTGGAAGAGTATTTCTTCCCGCAGGTTGACTGGTTCCTTGATGCAATTCACGAAAAAATCGTTCCGTTGAAAGGACATGTTGTAAAAAACAATTATACAAACGCTGAGCAAATCCGCAGAAATAAGTTAGGTATATAA